In one window of Streptomyces sp. NBC_01224 DNA:
- a CDS encoding sensor histidine kinase, with product MSTTPAPLTVAIRRSWDASRYLFIGIPIALLAYVGTFLVVAALMFAVVIIGLPALPEAAKVLRRFAEFERRRAAARLGVPFTPTPYPPLDGGELSERVRRVLTDPTVWRDALWLPIQALMGNLLGYLTMVLWPVGLLVDGAALPVVHLLDRRAADEYGTPLPARRGWMLRWHCVLADLSASWTRSLLTSSPSTALAERIAQLTESRAGAVEAHGAELRRIERDLHDGAQARIVALSMRIGLAKQLLDRDPAAARIRLDEAQDGAEAALAELRHVVRGIHPPVLTDRGLAGAVRALAADVSVPVTAEIDGVEDGRRLPAAIEAAAYFVIAEALTNISKHSGATAATVRIDRTPGTLRVAIGDDGHGGADERAGSGLVGIRRRIAALDGTTRINSPTGGPTHIEVELPCGS from the coding sequence ATGAGCACCACTCCCGCCCCACTGACGGTCGCCATCCGGCGTTCGTGGGATGCGTCGCGCTATCTGTTCATCGGCATTCCGATCGCGCTGCTCGCATATGTGGGCACGTTCCTGGTGGTGGCGGCCCTGATGTTCGCTGTTGTGATCATCGGGCTGCCCGCCCTGCCCGAGGCCGCCAAAGTGCTGCGCCGGTTCGCGGAGTTCGAGCGCCGTCGGGCAGCCGCGCGGCTCGGCGTGCCGTTCACGCCGACGCCGTATCCACCGCTGGACGGCGGTGAACTCTCCGAGCGGGTCCGACGCGTGCTCACCGACCCGACGGTCTGGCGCGACGCGCTCTGGCTGCCGATCCAGGCGCTCATGGGCAACCTCCTCGGCTACCTCACGATGGTGCTGTGGCCGGTCGGGCTCCTCGTCGACGGGGCCGCGCTGCCCGTCGTGCACCTGCTGGACCGGCGGGCCGCCGACGAGTACGGGACACCGCTGCCCGCGCGCCGGGGATGGATGCTGCGCTGGCATTGCGTACTCGCGGATCTGTCGGCGAGCTGGACCCGGTCGCTGCTCACCTCCTCGCCGTCCACCGCGCTCGCCGAGCGGATCGCCCAGCTGACCGAGAGCCGGGCCGGGGCGGTCGAGGCGCACGGCGCCGAACTGCGACGCATCGAACGGGATCTGCACGACGGCGCCCAGGCCAGGATCGTCGCCCTGTCCATGCGCATCGGCCTCGCCAAGCAGCTCCTCGACCGCGACCCGGCCGCCGCGCGCATCCGCCTCGACGAGGCACAGGACGGCGCGGAGGCGGCACTCGCGGAACTGAGGCATGTGGTGCGCGGCATCCATCCGCCCGTACTGACGGACCGTGGTCTGGCCGGTGCGGTACGGGCGTTGGCCGCCGACGTCAGCGTGCCCGTCACCGCGGAGATCGACGGTGTCGAGGACGGGCGACGGCTGCCGGCCGCGATCGAAGCCGCCGCCTACTTCGTCATCGCCGAGGCCCTCACCAACATCAGCAAACACAGCGGTGCGACAGCCGCGACCGTACGGATCGACCGGACCCCCGGCACCCTGCGGGTGGCCATCGGCGACGATGGTCACGGCGGCGCGGACGAACGCGCCGGCAGCGGGCTGGTCGGAATCAGGCGACGGATCGCCGCCCTCGACGGCACCACCCGCATCAACAGCCCCACCGGGGGGCCGACGCACATCGAAGTGGAGCTGCCGTGCGGATCGTGA
- a CDS encoding ABC transporter ATP-binding protein, with protein sequence MESTVDTITAVRATALSLESVSRRYGRRGGGSQEAIALDAVSCAVPAGSFTAVVGPSGSGKSTFLQCAAGLDRPTAGTVRVGGTDLGSLSEAALTRLRRDRIGFVFQSHALNLVPSLNIEENVVLPLVLAGADPADERVLARGRDLLARVGLTGRGGQGPATLSGGQQQRVAVARALVTEPDVIFADEPTASLDPESASLVLGLLRDAVRIDGRTVVMVTHDPVAASWADTVLTMDGGRLR encoded by the coding sequence GTGGAGTCGACGGTGGACACGATCACAGCGGTGCGGGCGACCGCGCTGAGTCTGGAGTCGGTGAGCCGACGCTACGGACGGCGTGGCGGCGGCAGCCAGGAGGCGATCGCGCTCGACGCGGTGAGCTGTGCGGTCCCGGCCGGGAGCTTCACCGCGGTGGTGGGCCCCTCGGGATCGGGGAAGAGCACGTTCCTGCAGTGTGCGGCGGGCCTGGACCGTCCGACGGCGGGGACGGTACGGGTCGGGGGCACCGATCTCGGCTCGCTGTCCGAGGCCGCACTGACCCGGTTGCGCCGTGACCGGATCGGCTTCGTCTTCCAGTCGCACGCCCTGAATCTGGTGCCGTCGCTGAACATCGAGGAGAACGTCGTGCTGCCGCTGGTGCTGGCGGGCGCCGATCCGGCGGACGAACGAGTGTTGGCTCGCGGCCGGGATCTGCTGGCCCGGGTCGGCCTGACGGGCCGCGGCGGGCAGGGCCCCGCGACGCTCTCCGGCGGCCAGCAGCAGCGGGTCGCGGTCGCGCGGGCGCTGGTGACCGAACCCGATGTGATCTTCGCGGACGAACCGACGGCGTCCCTGGACCCGGAGTCGGCGTCGCTGGTGCTCGGTCTGTTGCGGGACGCGGTACGGATCGACGGCCGTACGGTCGTCATGGTCACCCATGATCCGGTGGCGGCGAGCTGGGCCGACACCGTGCTGACGATGGACGGCGGCCGGCTGCGATGA